The proteins below are encoded in one region of Ornithinimicrobium avium:
- a CDS encoding ISL3 family transposase: MPDATFTRPDLTTFARLDDLGLEVTGQLLEPDRAVLACRVVERDDWCRRCGCQGVPRDTVIRELAHEPFGWRPTTLMVTVRRYRCAECSHVWRQDTSKAAEPRAKLSRAGLRWALVGIVCQHLSMARVAEGLAVSWNTANDAVLAEGRRVLIDDPTRLEGVRVLGVDEHAWRHTRKGDKFVTVIIDLTPVREGTGPARLLDMVEGRSKKAFKDWLADRDQAWREGIEVVAMDGFSGFKTATTEELPDAVSVMDPFHVVRLGGEALDECRRRVQQELHGHRGRKGDPLYSARRTLHTGADLLTDRQHERVESLFARPEHVEVQCTWGIYQRMIYAYRAPDRTAGRAEMASVIEALSSGVPARLVELRKLGRTLARRVCDVLAYFDRPRTSNGPSEAINGRLEHLRGLALGFRNLTHYIARALLEAGGFRPRLHRHL; encoded by the coding sequence GTGCCCGACGCTACCTTCACGCGCCCTGACCTGACCACCTTCGCCCGCCTGGACGACCTCGGTCTGGAGGTCACCGGCCAGCTGCTCGAGCCGGACCGGGCGGTCCTCGCCTGCCGGGTGGTGGAGCGGGACGACTGGTGCAGGCGGTGCGGCTGCCAGGGCGTCCCCCGCGACACCGTGATCCGGGAGCTGGCGCACGAACCGTTCGGGTGGCGCCCCACCACGCTGATGGTCACGGTCCGCCGTTACCGGTGCGCGGAGTGCTCACACGTGTGGCGCCAGGACACCAGCAAGGCCGCGGAACCGCGGGCCAAGCTCTCCCGCGCCGGCCTGCGGTGGGCACTGGTCGGGATCGTCTGCCAGCACCTATCGATGGCCCGCGTCGCCGAAGGCCTGGCAGTCTCCTGGAACACCGCCAACGACGCCGTCCTGGCCGAGGGACGACGGGTGCTCATCGACGACCCGACCCGCCTGGAGGGCGTCCGCGTCCTGGGCGTGGACGAGCACGCGTGGCGGCACACCCGCAAGGGCGACAAGTTCGTCACCGTGATCATCGACCTCACCCCGGTGCGCGAGGGGACCGGGCCGGCACGGTTGCTGGACATGGTCGAGGGCCGGTCGAAGAAGGCGTTCAAGGACTGGCTGGCCGACCGGGACCAGGCCTGGCGCGAGGGGATCGAGGTCGTGGCCATGGATGGATTCTCCGGGTTCAAGACGGCCACTACCGAGGAGCTGCCGGACGCGGTCTCTGTCATGGACCCGTTCCACGTGGTCAGGTTGGGCGGGGAGGCCCTGGACGAGTGCCGGCGCCGGGTGCAGCAGGAGCTGCACGGGCACCGTGGCCGCAAGGGCGACCCGCTCTACTCGGCGCGCCGGACCCTGCACACCGGCGCCGACCTGCTCACCGACCGTCAGCACGAGCGCGTCGAGAGCCTCTTCGCCCGACCCGAGCACGTCGAGGTGCAGTGCACCTGGGGCATCTACCAGCGGATGATCTACGCCTACCGCGCCCCGGACCGGACTGCCGGCCGGGCGGAGATGGCCTCGGTCATCGAAGCGCTGAGCAGCGGCGTCCCCGCACGGCTGGTCGAGCTGCGCAAGCTCGGCCGCACCCTGGCCAGACGCGTCTGCGACGTCCTGGCCTACTTCGACCGGCCCCGCACCAGCAACGGTCCCAGCGAGGCGATCAATGGTCGACTCGAGCACCTACGCGGCCTGGCCCTCGGCTTCCGCAACCTCACCCATTACATCGCCCGAGCACTCCTGGAGGCCGGAGGCTTCAGACCGCGACTACACCGTCATCTGTGA
- a CDS encoding FHA domain-containing protein FhaB/FipA, with amino-acid sequence MGELTLNLVRLGVIVLLWAFVFSVVGVLRGDLYGTRVLSRSGGAATRPREVRPERRRRREVPTHLVVTEGRLRGTSVPLHEGGLLIGRNPECTLVLTDDYASGRHLRIYPGADAWYADDLGSTNGTLVNGQKIGEGARLDPGAQIRIGQTVLELRR; translated from the coding sequence ATGGGAGAGCTCACCCTCAACCTGGTGCGGCTCGGAGTCATCGTGCTGCTCTGGGCCTTCGTCTTCTCCGTGGTGGGCGTGCTGCGCGGCGACCTCTACGGCACCCGCGTGCTGTCCCGCAGCGGCGGTGCCGCCACCCGACCGCGCGAGGTGCGCCCCGAGCGCCGACGGCGCCGCGAGGTGCCCACCCACCTGGTCGTCACCGAGGGACGCCTTCGCGGCACCTCGGTGCCGCTGCACGAGGGGGGCCTGCTGATCGGCCGCAACCCGGAGTGCACGCTCGTGCTCACCGACGACTACGCCTCCGGGCGGCACCTGCGCATCTATCCGGGCGCCGACGCCTGGTACGCCGACGACCTCGGCTCCACCAACGGCACCCTCGTCAACGGCCAGAAGATCGGCGAGGGCGCCCGGCTGGACCCCGGGGCGCAGATCCGCATCGGTCAGACCGTCCTCGAGCTGCGCCGCTAG
- a CDS encoding PP2C family protein-serine/threonine phosphatase: MVALRYAARTDVGLGSKSRNEDSAYAGPELLVLCDGMGGHAAGDVASSLVVGELVHLDGESHGADDALSMLERAVEEANSRLADVMDVYPDSDGMGTTCIAMMRAGTKLAVANIGDSRAYLLRGGRLTQITKDHSFVQSLLDEGRITKDEALHHPQRSLVTRVLTGRSEDTPDLSLRELRTGDRILICSDGLTDYVAEDTVAELLGRSDRSPGQVADDLVGVALRASTRDNVTVVVADAVDSGHGTTEPQVVGAAGERRRTQPVRTLTPAEKAAQLSREAAGLTLEEPRLAEEGPRRPLLRWLRRAVLTAAAAALVVAGGWGAWTWSQQQYFVGEDDGVVTVFRGVAQDLGPISLSTPEERTDVRLQALPAYYQDRVRGTLSADDRAGADTIVEELRRMAQEGCAPLVILPDGSTTSTVPEGAVAVTGTARPTQDAAEATSSRTSTTAPRATAGDPLDVGVDLGTSTARPTVTVVYPRGCP, from the coding sequence ATGGTCGCCCTCCGCTACGCCGCCCGCACCGACGTGGGACTCGGCAGCAAGTCCCGCAACGAGGACTCGGCCTACGCCGGGCCCGAGCTGCTCGTGCTGTGCGACGGCATGGGCGGTCACGCGGCCGGCGACGTCGCCTCCTCCCTCGTCGTCGGCGAGCTGGTCCACCTGGACGGCGAGTCGCACGGCGCCGACGACGCGCTGAGCATGCTCGAGCGGGCGGTCGAGGAGGCCAACTCCCGGCTGGCGGACGTGATGGACGTCTATCCCGACTCCGACGGGATGGGCACCACCTGCATCGCGATGATGCGGGCCGGCACCAAGCTGGCGGTCGCCAACATCGGCGACTCCCGCGCCTACCTGCTGCGCGGCGGCCGGCTGACCCAGATCACCAAGGACCACTCCTTCGTCCAGTCCCTCCTCGACGAGGGCCGCATCACCAAGGACGAGGCGCTGCACCACCCGCAGCGCTCCCTGGTCACCCGGGTGCTCACCGGACGCAGCGAGGACACCCCTGACCTCTCGCTGCGCGAGCTGCGCACCGGCGACCGGATCCTGATCTGCAGCGACGGCCTGACCGACTACGTCGCCGAGGACACCGTCGCCGAGCTGCTCGGCCGCAGCGACCGCTCGCCCGGGCAGGTGGCCGACGACCTCGTCGGCGTCGCCCTGCGCGCCTCGACCCGCGACAACGTCACCGTGGTCGTGGCCGACGCCGTGGACTCCGGCCACGGCACCACCGAGCCGCAGGTGGTCGGCGCCGCCGGCGAGCGCCGCCGCACCCAGCCGGTGCGCACCCTCACCCCCGCCGAGAAGGCCGCCCAGCTCTCCCGGGAGGCCGCGGGGCTGACGCTGGAGGAACCGAGGCTGGCCGAGGAGGGTCCACGCCGCCCGCTCCTGCGCTGGCTGCGCCGCGCCGTCCTCACCGCCGCCGCCGCCGCGCTCGTCGTCGCCGGCGGCTGGGGCGCCTGGACGTGGAGCCAGCAGCAGTACTTCGTCGGCGAGGACGACGGTGTCGTCACGGTCTTCCGGGGCGTGGCCCAGGACCTCGGACCGATCTCGCTGAGCACCCCCGAGGAGCGCACCGACGTCCGCCTGCAGGCCCTGCCCGCCTACTACCAGGACCGGGTGCGCGGGACGCTGTCCGCCGACGACCGCGCCGGCGCCGACACGATCGTCGAGGAGCTGCGGCGCATGGCGCAGGAGGGTTGCGCGCCGCTGGTGATCCTGCCCGACGGGTCCACCACCTCGACCGTGCCCGAGGGTGCGGTCGCGGTCACCGGCACCGCCCGGCCCACCCAGGACGCGGCCGAGGCGACCAGCAGCCGGACCTCGACCACCGCCCCGCGCGCCACCGCCGGCGACCCGCTCGACGTCGGCGTGGACCTGGGCACCTCGACCGCGCGGCCCACGGTGACCGTCGTCTACCCGAGGGGGTGCCCATGA
- a CDS encoding FtsW/RodA/SpoVE family cell cycle protein, translated as MSPAGPTPSTVTSLRVRSGRTVELLLTLFALVVVGLAYVNVELAVREEVPPDLWWHLGTLTALALGLHVVLRWRARYADPLLLPIATLLNGLGLVMIHRIDLGSSSSSVATRQLLWTGVAVAAAAATLVVVRDHRVLRRWTFLAMAVGFLLLLLPMLPVVGHEEFGARLWIRIGGLSFQPGELAKIALTVFFAGYLVSTRDALSLVGRRLLGMQFPRARDLGPILVAWGLSVLILVLQRDLGSSLLFFGLFVAMLYVATERTSWIVIGLTLFMAGAVMAWRIFAHVQARVTLWLDPFAAGQSDQVAKGLMGLGHGGIFGTGLGQGYPYLTYFANSDYIFASFGEELGMVGVFAMLMLYALLVERGLRTAIGAREGFGKLLAAGLSFTVALQVFVIVGGITRVLPLTGLTTPFLSAGGSSLLANWVIVALLLRISDHARRPVAERAPDPSVNLPGVPGVTSR; from the coding sequence ATGAGCCCCGCCGGCCCCACGCCCTCGACCGTGACCAGCCTGCGCGTGCGCAGCGGGCGCACCGTCGAGCTGCTGCTCACCCTCTTCGCCCTCGTCGTCGTCGGGCTGGCCTACGTCAACGTCGAGCTGGCCGTCCGCGAGGAGGTGCCCCCGGACCTCTGGTGGCACCTGGGCACCCTCACCGCCCTCGCGCTCGGTCTGCACGTGGTGCTCCGCTGGCGGGCCCGGTATGCCGACCCGCTCCTCCTGCCGATCGCCACCCTGCTCAACGGGCTGGGTCTGGTGATGATCCACCGCATCGACCTGGGCAGCTCGTCGAGCTCGGTGGCCACCCGCCAGCTGCTGTGGACGGGCGTGGCCGTCGCGGCCGCGGCGGCGACGCTCGTCGTGGTGCGCGACCACCGGGTGCTGCGCCGCTGGACCTTCCTGGCGATGGCCGTCGGTTTCCTGCTCCTGCTCCTGCCGATGCTGCCGGTCGTCGGGCACGAGGAGTTCGGGGCCCGGTTGTGGATCCGGATCGGCGGCCTGAGCTTCCAGCCCGGCGAGCTGGCCAAGATCGCGCTCACCGTCTTCTTCGCCGGCTACCTGGTGAGCACCCGCGACGCGCTGTCGCTGGTGGGGCGCCGCCTCCTGGGTATGCAGTTCCCGCGCGCCCGGGACCTCGGCCCGATCCTCGTCGCCTGGGGGCTGTCGGTGCTCATCCTCGTGCTGCAGCGCGACCTGGGCTCCTCGCTGCTGTTCTTCGGCCTGTTCGTCGCCATGCTCTACGTCGCCACCGAGCGCACCAGCTGGATCGTCATCGGCCTGACCCTGTTCATGGCCGGGGCGGTGATGGCCTGGCGGATCTTCGCCCACGTCCAGGCGCGGGTGACGCTCTGGCTCGACCCGTTCGCGGCCGGCCAGTCCGACCAGGTGGCCAAGGGGCTGATGGGCCTGGGGCACGGCGGCATCTTCGGCACCGGCCTGGGGCAGGGCTATCCCTACCTGACCTACTTCGCCAACAGCGACTACATCTTCGCCAGCTTCGGGGAGGAGCTGGGGATGGTCGGCGTCTTCGCGATGCTCATGCTCTACGCGCTGCTCGTCGAGCGCGGCCTGCGCACCGCGATCGGGGCCCGCGAGGGCTTCGGCAAGCTGCTCGCGGCAGGACTGTCCTTCACCGTCGCGCTGCAGGTCTTCGTCATCGTCGGAGGCATCACCCGGGTGCTGCCGCTGACCGGCCTGACCACGCCCTTCCTGTCCGCCGGCGGGTCCTCGCTGCTGGCCAACTGGGTCATCGTGGCGCTCCTGCTGCGGATCAGCGACCACGCCCGCCGGCCGGTGGCCGAGCGGGCGCCGGACCCGTCCGTGAACCTGCCCGGCGTCCCGGGGGTGACCTCACGATGA
- a CDS encoding peptidoglycan D,D-transpeptidase FtsI family protein, which produces MNTPIRRLAFLVLAMFTALLLATTWIQFVAADGLRDRPGNRRTLIDTYSRERGAILVDGTAVARSERTDDDLRWVRRYDQATRYSHVTGYWSFTYGAGLGLEKARNAVLAGTDDSLFYQRVVDLVTGQQPSGASLELTIDPDVQAAAAEALGDRRGAAVAVDPRTGAILALVSRPSFDPNALSSHNLTAVDEAYQQLTQDPAQPLVNRAIAGDLYPPGSTFKLVVAAAALESGDYRADSELDGPVRYTLPGTSTELPNFGGEACDPQGRPTLARSVQISCNTAFAWLAGQLGADAVREQAQEFGFGQQIEVPMQVTPSSYPDQLDDAQLALTGVGQYDVRVTPLQVAMVSAAIANDGALMTPYLVETVRDRDLEVIHETRPRTMSRSVSASTAAALTEMMVSVVQGGSGTLAQIPGVSVAGKTGTAEFGSSGAAHAWFTGFAPADDPQIAVAVIVESATDNWTGETGGQVAAPVARAMLEAGVAP; this is translated from the coding sequence ATGAACACCCCGATCCGGCGTCTGGCGTTCCTCGTCCTGGCGATGTTCACGGCGCTGCTGCTGGCCACCACCTGGATCCAGTTCGTCGCCGCCGACGGCCTGCGCGACCGCCCCGGCAACCGGCGCACGCTGATCGACACCTACAGCCGCGAGCGCGGCGCGATCCTCGTCGACGGCACCGCCGTCGCCCGGTCCGAGCGCACCGACGACGACCTGCGCTGGGTGCGCCGCTACGACCAGGCCACCCGCTATTCCCACGTGACCGGCTACTGGTCCTTCACCTACGGCGCCGGGCTGGGTCTGGAGAAGGCGCGCAACGCGGTGCTCGCCGGGACCGACGACAGCCTCTTCTACCAGCGGGTCGTGGACCTGGTCACCGGCCAGCAGCCGAGCGGGGCCAGCCTGGAGCTGACGATCGACCCCGACGTGCAGGCCGCGGCGGCGGAGGCGCTGGGCGACCGACGGGGCGCCGCGGTCGCGGTCGACCCGCGCACCGGGGCGATCCTGGCGCTGGTCAGCCGCCCGAGCTTCGACCCCAACGCCCTGTCCAGCCACAACCTCACCGCGGTCGACGAGGCCTACCAGCAGCTGACCCAGGATCCTGCCCAGCCGCTGGTCAACCGGGCGATCGCCGGCGACCTCTACCCGCCCGGGTCGACGTTCAAGCTTGTCGTCGCGGCCGCCGCCCTGGAGAGCGGCGACTACCGCGCCGACAGCGAGCTCGACGGTCCGGTCCGCTACACCCTTCCGGGGACGAGCACCGAGCTGCCCAACTTCGGCGGCGAGGCCTGCGACCCGCAGGGCCGCCCCACGCTGGCGCGCTCGGTGCAGATCTCCTGCAACACCGCCTTCGCCTGGCTGGCCGGGCAGCTCGGCGCCGACGCGGTGCGCGAGCAGGCCCAGGAGTTCGGCTTCGGCCAGCAGATCGAGGTGCCGATGCAGGTCACCCCCTCCAGCTACCCGGACCAGCTGGACGACGCGCAGCTGGCGCTGACCGGTGTCGGGCAGTACGACGTGCGCGTCACCCCGCTGCAGGTGGCGATGGTCTCCGCCGCGATCGCCAACGACGGCGCGCTGATGACTCCATACCTGGTGGAGACGGTGCGCGACCGCGACCTGGAGGTCATCCACGAGACCCGGCCGCGCACGATGTCGCGCAGCGTGTCCGCCTCGACCGCGGCCGCGCTGACCGAGATGATGGTCTCCGTCGTGCAGGGCGGCTCGGGGACGCTGGCCCAGATCCCCGGGGTGAGCGTCGCCGGCAAGACCGGCACGGCGGAGTTCGGCAGCTCGGGGGCGGCACACGCCTGGTTCACCGGGTTCGCGCCCGCGGACGACCCGCAGATCGCCGTCGCGGTGATCGTGGAGTCCGCCACCGACAACTGGACCGGGGAGACCGGCGGCCAGGTGGCCGCACCGGTCGCCAGGGCGATGCTCGAGGCAGGAGTGGCTCCATGA
- a CDS encoding ZIP family metal transporter, whose translation MTTIMWGALAASSLLVGAVLALLRDWSARTVGLVLGFGAGALIASVSFELAEEGVRGGGALAVGAGLALGALAYALADRAVEGYAARGAGAAGLPLAVGALLDGIPEQVVLGGGLAAGGSVSVALLVAIFVSNLPESIGSSADMLGSGRSRTTVLGLWGVVAVVCTLATAGGAVAVAHAPDGVTAGIQGFAAGALLVMLIDSMIPEARKKGGELAGLATVVGFALAAGLSLLT comes from the coding sequence GTGACCACGATCATGTGGGGGGCGCTGGCGGCCTCGTCCCTGCTCGTCGGCGCGGTGCTGGCGCTGCTGCGGGACTGGAGCGCGCGCACGGTCGGGCTGGTGCTCGGCTTCGGCGCCGGGGCGCTGATCGCCTCGGTCTCCTTCGAGCTCGCCGAGGAGGGAGTGCGTGGCGGAGGGGCGCTCGCGGTCGGGGCAGGGCTCGCTCTCGGGGCGCTCGCCTATGCGCTCGCGGACCGCGCGGTCGAGGGGTATGCCGCTCGCGGGGCCGGTGCCGCCGGCCTCCCGCTGGCGGTGGGGGCGCTGCTCGACGGCATCCCCGAGCAGGTGGTGCTGGGCGGCGGGCTGGCCGCCGGCGGCTCGGTGTCGGTGGCGCTGCTCGTGGCGATCTTCGTCTCCAACCTGCCCGAGTCGATCGGGTCCTCGGCCGACATGCTGGGGTCAGGGCGGTCCCGCACCACCGTCCTCGGGCTCTGGGGCGTCGTGGCCGTCGTCTGCACGCTGGCCACGGCGGGCGGGGCGGTGGCGGTGGCCCACGCCCCGGACGGCGTGACGGCGGGCATCCAGGGCTTCGCCGCCGGGGCCCTGCTCGTCATGCTGATCGACTCGATGATCCCGGAGGCGCGCAAGAAGGGCGGGGAGCTCGCCGGCCTGGCAACGGTGGTGGGTTTTGCTCTCGCCGCCGGCCTGTCACTGCTGACCTGA
- a CDS encoding FhaA domain-containing protein — translation MGVFDRLERGLERAVKQPFARIFKAEVQPVEIASAMRGAMDDRAAVLGPGRTMVPNVFTIELAGSDYERLSSYASALTDELVAAAEDHADAQRYVAPGPFEVRLSSGEDLETGIFRVRPAAKDGRHARTGGARGNDAREHADGRPREDRPVRGRERQDQDELAAYRPEPRRPADRPAERPQQPTREIPSARPSRGRAPRPALEIDGRRVPLTAAVTTLGRDESADLVLDDPGISRRHAEVRIGNDGPHLQVLLRDLGSTNGTYLNGDRVGDEELREGDRITMGRTSLTFRLEG, via the coding sequence GTGGGAGTCTTCGACCGGCTCGAGCGCGGTCTCGAGCGTGCCGTCAAGCAGCCCTTCGCTCGGATCTTCAAGGCCGAGGTCCAGCCCGTGGAGATCGCCTCGGCCATGCGCGGGGCGATGGACGACCGCGCCGCCGTGCTCGGCCCGGGACGCACCATGGTGCCCAACGTCTTCACCATCGAGCTGGCGGGCTCGGACTACGAGCGCCTCTCCTCCTACGCCTCCGCGCTCACCGACGAGCTCGTCGCGGCGGCCGAGGACCACGCCGACGCCCAGCGCTACGTGGCCCCCGGTCCCTTCGAGGTCCGGCTCAGCTCGGGCGAGGACCTGGAGACCGGCATCTTCCGGGTCCGCCCGGCCGCCAAGGACGGCCGCCACGCCCGGACCGGCGGCGCCCGGGGGAACGACGCCCGGGAGCATGCCGACGGGCGTCCGCGCGAGGACCGTCCTGTCCGTGGGCGCGAGCGGCAGGACCAGGACGAGCTCGCGGCATACCGCCCCGAGCCCCGGCGCCCCGCGGACCGGCCGGCGGAGCGCCCGCAGCAGCCCACCCGCGAGATCCCCTCGGCCCGACCGTCCCGCGGCCGCGCACCCCGCCCCGCCCTGGAGATCGACGGTCGCCGCGTGCCGCTGACCGCCGCGGTCACCACCCTGGGGCGCGACGAGTCCGCCGACCTCGTGCTCGACGACCCCGGCATCTCCCGGCGGCACGCCGAGGTGCGGATCGGCAACGACGGACCGCACCTGCAGGTGCTGCTGCGCGACCTCGGCTCGACCAACGGCACCTACCTCAACGGCGACCGGGTGGGCGACGAGGAGCTGCGGGAGGGCGACCGCATCACGATGGGACGCACGAGCCTGACCTTCCGCCTGGAGGGCTGA